In Synechocystis sp. PCC 6714, the following are encoded in one genomic region:
- a CDS encoding alpha/beta fold hydrolase — MQSVSPQITAPTGNYWHWQGHEIYYVRAGKPQPDRPSLLLVHGFGASTDHWRKNMEGLQDQFQVWAIDLLGFGRSAKPALEYSGQLWQQQLLDFIDQVIGEKTVLAGNSLGGYASLCAAANGGEKIAGVVLLNSAGPFGDQISERSINLVQKIIQSLMLQPLPSYLLFQYLRRKPTIRKTLKKVYVDQTAVTDRLVEEIYRPSCDAGAAQVFASVFKSPQGEMVDKLLAKLNAPLLAIWGEGDPWMRVKERSIKFRQHYPQLTEHFLPAGHCPHDEDPSTVNQLMRDWLATIG, encoded by the coding sequence ATGCAGTCCGTTTCGCCCCAGATCACCGCACCGACAGGGAATTATTGGCACTGGCAAGGGCATGAGATCTACTATGTCCGGGCCGGAAAACCCCAGCCGGATCGGCCTTCTTTGCTCTTGGTCCATGGTTTTGGTGCTTCCACCGACCATTGGCGTAAAAACATGGAAGGACTCCAAGACCAGTTCCAGGTCTGGGCCATTGATCTGTTGGGTTTCGGGCGATCAGCCAAGCCGGCCTTGGAATATAGCGGTCAACTTTGGCAACAACAACTGCTAGATTTTATTGATCAAGTGATTGGGGAAAAAACTGTGCTGGCGGGCAATTCCCTGGGGGGCTACGCTTCTTTGTGTGCGGCGGCCAACGGTGGAGAAAAAATTGCCGGGGTAGTCTTGCTCAACAGTGCGGGGCCGTTTGGGGATCAGATCAGTGAGCGTAGTATTAATTTGGTACAAAAAATAATTCAAAGTTTGATGCTCCAGCCTCTGCCCAGTTATCTATTGTTTCAATATTTACGCCGCAAACCCACCATTCGCAAAACCCTGAAAAAAGTTTATGTGGACCAAACAGCGGTGACCGATCGCCTGGTGGAAGAAATTTATCGTCCCTCCTGTGATGCGGGGGCGGCCCAGGTGTTTGCTTCGGTATTTAAATCTCCCCAGGGGGAAATGGTGGATAAACTACTGGCTAAATTAAATGCTCCCCTGCTGGCCATTTGGGGGGAGGGGGATCCCTGGATGCGGGTGAAAGAAAGAAGTATCAAATTTCGTCAACATTACCCCCAACTGACGGAACACTTTTTGCCAGCGGGCCACTGTCCCCATGATGAAGATCCGTCCACTGTCAACCAATTGATGCGGGATTGGTTAGCTACCATTGGTTAA
- a CDS encoding alpha/beta fold hydrolase: protein MISHVHRSPPLTGSVFSMTSSVALPLPAFTEATSLECWRQMQHISLSIPLADHPNPVTVATNYVDQGQGEPMLFLHGFDSSVLEFRRLLPLLHQDFRAIAVDLLGFGFTARSTTLPPTPANIKIHLDHFWQTVIQEPITLVGVSMGGAVALDFCLSFPEKVKKLVLIDSAGLTSQPFASRLMFSPVDRWLTKFLANAKVRQSIGQAAYYDRSLANEDARRCAAAHLICPGWSEGLIAFTKSGGYGSFAEKLGQITLPSLVIWGKQDKILGVRAAEQFQSLLPQSQLIWLDACGHVPHLEQPQPTAVALRQFCL, encoded by the coding sequence ATGATTTCCCATGTCCACCGATCGCCACCTTTGACTGGCAGTGTTTTTTCCATGACTTCATCTGTAGCTTTGCCCCTACCCGCCTTCACAGAAGCAACTTCCCTTGAATGTTGGCGACAAATGCAACACATTTCCCTCTCCATCCCTTTGGCCGATCACCCCAATCCTGTCACCGTGGCCACTAACTATGTAGACCAAGGACAAGGGGAGCCGATGCTTTTTCTCCATGGTTTTGACAGTTCGGTGCTGGAGTTTCGGCGCTTACTCCCTCTGTTGCATCAGGATTTCCGGGCGATCGCTGTTGACTTATTAGGATTCGGCTTTACTGCTAGATCCACAACATTGCCGCCTACCCCAGCCAACATCAAAATTCACTTAGACCATTTTTGGCAAACAGTTATCCAAGAACCTATTACCTTAGTGGGAGTCTCCATGGGGGGGGCCGTAGCCCTAGATTTTTGCCTTAGCTTCCCCGAAAAGGTGAAAAAGTTGGTCTTGATAGATAGTGCTGGTCTCACCAGTCAACCCTTTGCCAGTCGTTTAATGTTTTCTCCAGTGGACCGGTGGCTAACCAAATTTTTGGCCAACGCCAAAGTAAGACAAAGTATTGGTCAAGCGGCCTATTATGACCGGAGCTTAGCCAACGAAGATGCCCGCCGGTGTGCCGCCGCCCATTTAATTTGTCCGGGTTGGAGCGAAGGACTGATTGCTTTTACTAAAAGTGGTGGTTATGGTTCCTTTGCTGAAAAGTTGGGGCAGATTACTTTGCCTAGTTTAGTTATTTGGGGTAAACAGGACAAAATTTTGGGTGTTAGAGCCGCTGAGCAATTCCAAAGTCTTTTGCCCCAGAGTCAATTAATCTGGCTTGATGCCTGTGGCCATGTGCCCCATCTAGAACAGCCCCAACCCACCGCCGTTGCCCTTAGACAATTTTGCCTATGA
- the grxC gene encoding glutaredoxin 3 has translation MAVPAKVEIYTWSTCPFCNRALALLKRKGIEFQEYCIDGDDDARVAMAERANGRKSMPQIFINGQHIGGCDDIYALESAGKLDALLQ, from the coding sequence ATGGCTGTCCCGGCAAAGGTTGAAATTTATACATGGAGTACGTGCCCTTTTTGCAACAGAGCCCTAGCGCTGTTGAAACGCAAGGGGATAGAGTTCCAGGAATATTGCATTGACGGCGATGATGACGCAAGGGTGGCAATGGCGGAGAGGGCGAATGGCAGGAAGAGTATGCCGCAAATCTTTATTAATGGCCAACATATCGGTGGCTGTGACGATATTTATGCTTTGGAAAGTGCTGGTAAGCTAGATGCTTTACTTCAATAG
- a CDS encoding succinate dehydrogenase/fumarate reductase flavoprotein subunit codes for MLEQDVVIVGGGLAGCRAALEIKRLAPDTKVAIVAKTHPIRSHSVAAQGGIAASLKNVDAEDSWEAHAFDTVKGSDYLADQDAVEILTKEAPEVIIELEHLGVLFSRLPDGKIAQRAFGGHSHNRTCYAADKTGHAILHELVNNLRRNKVEIYDEWYVMKLIYEDGQAKGLVMYEIATGRIEVIRARAVMVATGGYGRVYNTTSNDYASTGDGLAMAAIAGIPLEDMEFVQFHPTGLYPVGVLISEAVRGEGAYLINSEGRRFMEDYAPSRMELAPRDITSRAITLEIRAGRGVNADGSAGGPYVYLDLRHMGREKIMSRIPFCWEEAHRLVGIDAVEQPMPVRPTVHYCMGGIPVNTDGRVRKNANELTEGFFAAGECACVSVHGGNRLGSNSLLECVVYGRRTGRSIAEYIQGRSLPAIDETVYKTEAQNRIDQLLNQQGTVRISALRQAFQDCMTSHCGVFRSESVMAEGLEQVQNLKAQYGQIFLDDKQPEWNTEIIEALELQSIMAVGELILTSAIQRQESRGSHAREDFPSRDDEQFLRHTLASFEGEQIKVEYMPVVINRFEPKERKY; via the coding sequence ATGCTCGAACAGGATGTTGTCATCGTTGGTGGAGGTTTAGCTGGTTGTCGGGCCGCCCTAGAAATTAAGCGTCTGGCCCCCGATACCAAAGTGGCGATCGTGGCCAAAACCCATCCCATCCGTTCCCATTCCGTGGCGGCCCAGGGAGGCATTGCAGCGAGCTTAAAAAACGTTGACGCAGAGGATTCCTGGGAAGCCCATGCCTTTGATACGGTTAAGGGTTCTGACTACCTAGCGGATCAGGATGCGGTGGAAATTCTCACTAAAGAAGCGCCGGAAGTCATCATTGAGCTAGAACATTTGGGAGTACTTTTTTCCCGTTTACCGGATGGTAAAATCGCCCAGCGAGCCTTTGGGGGCCATTCCCACAACCGTACTTGCTATGCCGCCGATAAAACCGGCCATGCTATTTTGCACGAACTGGTGAATAATCTCCGTCGCAATAAGGTGGAAATTTACGATGAGTGGTACGTGATGAAACTCATCTACGAAGATGGCCAGGCGAAAGGCTTAGTAATGTATGAAATTGCCACCGGTCGCATCGAAGTTATCCGGGCCAGGGCGGTGATGGTGGCCACGGGGGGTTACGGCCGGGTTTATAACACCACTTCCAATGACTATGCTTCCACAGGGGATGGTTTGGCCATGGCGGCGATCGCCGGAATTCCCTTGGAAGACATGGAGTTTGTCCAGTTTCATCCCACGGGACTATATCCGGTGGGGGTACTAATTTCTGAGGCTGTGCGGGGAGAAGGAGCATATTTGATTAACAGTGAAGGGCGCAGGTTTATGGAAGACTATGCCCCCAGTCGCATGGAGTTGGCCCCCAGGGACATCACTTCCCGGGCCATTACCCTGGAAATTCGGGCAGGGCGAGGGGTTAATGCTGATGGTAGTGCTGGAGGTCCCTATGTGTATTTGGATTTGCGCCACATGGGTCGGGAAAAAATCATGAGCCGTATTCCCTTCTGTTGGGAGGAAGCTCACCGTTTAGTGGGCATTGATGCGGTGGAACAACCAATGCCGGTGCGGCCCACAGTCCATTACTGTATGGGGGGTATTCCGGTAAACACCGATGGTCGGGTCAGAAAAAATGCCAACGAGTTAACAGAAGGATTTTTTGCAGCGGGGGAATGTGCTTGTGTTTCCGTCCATGGGGGCAATCGGTTGGGCAGTAACTCCCTGTTGGAATGCGTGGTCTATGGTCGTCGCACCGGTCGTAGCATTGCCGAATATATCCAAGGGCGATCGCTCCCGGCCATTGATGAAACAGTTTATAAAACCGAGGCCCAAAACCGCATTGATCAACTCCTCAATCAACAGGGCACAGTGCGGATTAGTGCCCTACGTCAGGCTTTTCAAGATTGTATGACTAGCCATTGCGGGGTGTTCCGCTCTGAATCGGTCATGGCGGAGGGTTTGGAACAGGTACAAAATCTCAAAGCTCAATACGGGCAAATATTTCTGGATGATAAACAACCGGAATGGAATACGGAAATTATTGAAGCCCTAGAACTGCAAAGCATTATGGCAGTGGGGGAATTGATCCTAACTTCTGCGATCCAACGACAAGAAAGCCGGGGTTCCCATGCCCGGGAAGATTTTCCCAGTCGGGATGACGAACAATTTTTGCGCCATACTTTGGCCAGTTTTGAAGGAGAACAGATCAAGGTGGAATATATGCCTGTGGTGATTAATCGTTTTGAGCCAAAGGAGCGTAAATATTAA
- a CDS encoding pentapeptide repeat-containing protein yields the protein MNFLMIFQNFLAQKFCQWLPSSGASTTRNRTVIRWQPLVQACFVVSAFGLAIFALAGPSGALDYNRGNLVGADFSHQDLHGSIFDHSNLRGADFTGANIQGARFFSANMDGAILEGADARSADFESARLTHANLRNARLEGSFGTNTKFGEVDIEGADLTDIILRPDTEEYLCERAKGTNPVTGRQTKDTLFCP from the coding sequence ATGAACTTTTTAATGATTTTTCAAAATTTTCTCGCTCAAAAGTTCTGTCAATGGCTTCCATCCTCCGGAGCCAGCACTACCAGAAATCGAACAGTTATCCGGTGGCAACCCCTAGTCCAGGCTTGTTTCGTGGTTTCAGCTTTTGGCTTAGCCATTTTTGCCCTGGCGGGTCCCAGTGGGGCCCTGGACTATAACCGAGGCAACCTAGTGGGGGCAGATTTTTCCCATCAGGACCTCCATGGTTCAATTTTTGACCACTCCAATCTACGGGGGGCAGATTTCACCGGCGCCAATATCCAAGGGGCACGGTTTTTTTCCGCCAATATGGACGGAGCCATTCTGGAGGGGGCCGATGCCCGGAGCGCAGATTTTGAGTCCGCCCGCCTCACCCACGCCAACCTCCGCAACGCCCGGCTAGAGGGTTCTTTTGGTACCAATACCAAGTTCGGTGAAGTGGACATTGAAGGGGCTGATTTGACGGACATTATCCTGCGACCCGATACGGAGGAATACCTTTGTGAGCGAGCTAAGGGTACTAATCCGGTGACGGGACGGCAAACCAAAGATACTCTTTTTTGTCCCTGA
- a CDS encoding (2Fe-2S)-binding protein: protein MYICVCRGISDKQIEAAAQQGITSLEELSESMGVGADCGVCQGHACQVLEAIARQKVT from the coding sequence ATGTATATCTGCGTTTGCCGGGGTATTAGCGATAAGCAAATTGAAGCGGCTGCCCAGCAAGGTATTACCTCCCTAGAAGAGTTGTCGGAGTCCATGGGGGTGGGAGCTGATTGTGGTGTCTGTCAGGGCCATGCCTGTCAGGTGCTAGAGGCGATCGCCAGGCAAAAAGTGACCTAA
- the menB gene encoding 1,4-dihydroxy-2-naphthoyl-CoA synthase, with product MDWQVAKHYDDILYYKAEGIAKIVINRPHKRNAFRPQTVFELYDAFSNAREDGRIGVILLTGAGPHSDGKYAFCSGGDQSVRGEGGYIDDQGTPRLNVLDLQRLIRSMPKVVIALVAGYAIGGGHVLHLVCDLTIAADNAIFGQTGPKVGSFDGGFGSSYLARIVGQKKAREIWYLCRQYSAQEAERMGMVNTVVPVDRLEEEGIQWAKEILSKSPLAIRCLKAAFNADCDGQAGLQELAGNATLLYYMTEEGSEGKQAFLEKRAPDFSQYPWLP from the coding sequence ATGGATTGGCAAGTTGCGAAACATTACGACGACATTCTCTACTACAAAGCGGAGGGTATTGCCAAAATTGTCATCAATCGTCCCCACAAACGCAACGCTTTCCGTCCCCAAACAGTGTTTGAACTCTATGATGCTTTTTCCAATGCCCGGGAAGATGGCCGCATTGGCGTTATCCTACTGACCGGAGCCGGCCCCCACAGTGATGGTAAATATGCTTTTTGTTCCGGTGGAGATCAGTCTGTCCGGGGGGAAGGGGGCTATATCGACGACCAGGGCACTCCCCGACTAAACGTCTTGGATCTTCAGCGCTTAATCCGCTCCATGCCCAAAGTGGTTATTGCCCTAGTGGCTGGCTATGCCATTGGTGGGGGCCACGTTTTGCATCTAGTTTGTGATTTAACCATTGCGGCGGATAACGCCATTTTTGGGCAAACTGGGCCGAAAGTAGGTAGTTTTGACGGCGGCTTTGGCTCTAGTTACTTAGCCCGCATTGTGGGGCAAAAAAAAGCCAGGGAAATTTGGTATCTCTGCCGGCAATACTCTGCCCAGGAAGCGGAACGCATGGGCATGGTAAACACCGTTGTTCCCGTCGATCGCCTGGAGGAAGAAGGCATCCAATGGGCCAAGGAAATCCTGAGCAAAAGCCCCCTGGCCATCCGTTGTCTCAAAGCCGCTTTCAATGCCGACTGTGACGGCCAAGCAGGGCTACAGGAACTAGCCGGCAACGCCACCCTGCTCTATTACATGACTGAAGAAGGAAGTGAAGGGAAACAAGCCTTCTTGGAAAAACGAGCCCCGGATTTTAGTCAATATCCCTGGCTACCCTAA
- a CDS encoding DUF192 domain-containing protein, whose protein sequence is MTPLTFPNTSQAKVQSILRALLTIGFSVGLTMGTVGCSPSYSRSPVVETLPLTAQVTIGAETILLEVAKTPLEQAQGLMFRTELRGDRGMLFVFPEPRIARFWMKNTLIPLDMIFLRDGQIKYVIANVPPCKADPCPNYGPISQEVNQVLELGAGRAEELGLEIDQVLEFLPLSVKIPAE, encoded by the coding sequence ATGACCCCATTGACTTTTCCGAATACAAGTCAAGCAAAAGTCCAATCTATTCTGCGGGCGTTGTTAACCATTGGCTTTAGTGTCGGACTGACAATGGGGACGGTGGGGTGTAGTCCCAGTTACTCCCGATCGCCGGTGGTAGAAACCTTACCGTTAACGGCCCAGGTAACCATTGGTGCAGAAACCATTTTGCTAGAAGTGGCCAAAACCCCCCTAGAACAGGCCCAAGGTTTAATGTTCCGCACTGAACTCCGTGGCGATCGGGGTATGCTATTTGTTTTTCCGGAGCCAAGAATTGCCCGCTTTTGGATGAAAAACACCCTCATTCCCCTGGATATGATTTTTCTTCGGGATGGGCAGATTAAATATGTTATCGCCAATGTGCCTCCCTGTAAGGCGGATCCCTGTCCAAACTATGGCCCCATCAGCCAAGAGGTGAACCAGGTGTTAGAGTTGGGGGCCGGGCGAGCAGAGGAGTTGGGCTTGGAAATTGATCAAGTGTTGGAATTTCTGCCTTTGTCGGTGAAAATTCCCGCCGAGTAG
- a CDS encoding type II toxin-antitoxin system PemK/MazF family toxin, translating into MNTIYEQFDVVIVPVPFTDRQSDIRRPALILSDAPAFNNRIGHSVMAMITSAKNAPWPLDTPIEDTRSAGLFTPSVVRMKLFTLEHKYILDCVGSLSKQDRLMVKSAFPHVFKLG; encoded by the coding sequence ATGAACACAATTTACGAACAATTTGACGTTGTCATTGTCCCAGTTCCCTTCACGGATAGGCAATCTGATATTCGTCGCCCCGCTTTAATTTTGTCCGATGCTCCTGCTTTTAATAACCGAATTGGCCACAGCGTTATGGCTATGATCACTTCGGCAAAAAATGCTCCCTGGCCCCTAGACACCCCCATTGAAGACACCCGCTCGGCCGGCTTGTTTACACCTTCGGTGGTAAGGATGAAGCTGTTCACTCTAGAACATAAGTATATCCTTGACTGCGTTGGTTCCTTATCAAAGCAAGACCGATTGATGGTTAAAAGTGCCTTTCCCCACGTTTTCAAACTTGGTTAG
- a CDS encoding cytosine deaminase, which yields MSSPLVLPNDGHYWLENAHIPPNLVQTKLPSPQKFQGTTPWEDLALYHLEIADGRIKSIVAVEAGKNLDEGIDRQNIPRVNLNRRMILPCFVDMHTHLDKGHIWGRSPNIDGTFAEAIAITERDAELHHSSEDIYRRMEFALQCSYAHGTAAVRTHIEMGGQQSQIAWKSFQQLRQAWANRLILQGVAMVTTDYYLGSAGEKLADQMAHEGGILGGVAYAGPQVKTQLTRLMSLAQARNLDIDLHVDENGDRHSQVLHQAAATALEIGFTGQIVCGHCCSLDVQTPQQVEDTLELVKQANIAIVSLPLCNLYLQGRHQPQKPAWRGITKVHAIQSQGIPLVFASDNCRDPFFPFGDHDGLEVLNQSVRIGQLDPPYGQWCTTVNLTPARLMGLANNGILRVDAPADLVIFSARYFNELFSRSQGDRLVIRRGKPTHKKPPHYQELDDLMGA from the coding sequence ATGTCTTCTCCCCTAGTTTTGCCGAATGATGGTCATTATTGGCTTGAAAATGCCCATATTCCCCCCAATTTAGTTCAAACAAAGCTTCCTTCTCCACAGAAATTTCAGGGGACAACGCCATGGGAAGATTTAGCACTCTACCATTTGGAGATTGCTGACGGCAGAATCAAAAGTATTGTTGCTGTTGAAGCGGGGAAAAACCTAGACGAAGGGATTGATCGCCAAAATATCCCCAGGGTAAATCTAAACCGAAGAATGATTTTGCCTTGTTTTGTCGATATGCATACCCATTTGGATAAGGGCCATATATGGGGGCGATCGCCAAATATTGATGGAACCTTTGCTGAGGCCATTGCCATTACGGAAAGGGATGCTGAACTGCACCATAGCTCAGAAGACATTTACCGAAGGATGGAATTTGCTCTCCAATGTAGCTATGCCCATGGCACCGCGGCGGTGCGTACCCACATAGAAATGGGAGGTCAGCAAAGTCAGATTGCTTGGAAAAGTTTTCAACAACTGCGACAAGCTTGGGCCAATCGCCTGATTCTGCAAGGGGTAGCCATGGTCACCACAGATTATTATCTAGGCTCCGCAGGGGAAAAGTTAGCAGACCAGATGGCCCATGAGGGCGGTATTTTGGGGGGCGTGGCCTACGCTGGCCCCCAAGTGAAGACTCAGTTAACCCGTTTAATGAGCCTAGCCCAAGCAAGAAATTTAGACATTGACTTGCATGTGGATGAAAATGGCGATCGCCACTCCCAAGTTTTACATCAAGCAGCCGCCACCGCCCTAGAGATCGGTTTTACTGGTCAAATTGTCTGTGGCCACTGTTGTAGTTTAGATGTGCAGACCCCCCAACAAGTGGAAGATACCCTGGAATTGGTTAAACAGGCAAATATTGCCATTGTCAGCCTCCCCCTGTGTAACCTCTATCTCCAGGGGCGTCATCAGCCCCAAAAACCAGCCTGGCGAGGCATAACCAAAGTCCACGCCATCCAGTCCCAGGGAATTCCCCTGGTGTTCGCCAGTGACAATTGTCGGGATCCATTTTTTCCCTTCGGAGACCACGACGGCCTGGAGGTATTGAACCAATCAGTACGCATTGGCCAACTAGATCCCCCCTACGGCCAATGGTGTACCACTGTTAACCTGACCCCAGCTCGGTTGATGGGATTAGCAAACAATGGAATATTAAGGGTAGATGCCCCAGCAGATTTAGTCATCTTCTCCGCCCGCTACTTTAACGAACTTTTTTCCCGTTCCCAAGGCGATCGCCTAGTGATACGCAGGGGAAAGCCCACCCACAAAAAACCACCCCACTACCAAGAGTTAGATGATTTGATGGGAGCTTGA
- a CDS encoding GtrA family protein has product MITRETLPVYLQRFWQNAMVRWWIIGIIAMVLNVVLLDWFKVSLGMTLTWASVLSAEVITIIRYGAIDLWVFRNPTLSWQRCWEYHVANFSGFFLWSLIIVILGNKLGWDHKIAAVVATMITVFWSMATNFLWVWRKPKKKI; this is encoded by the coding sequence ATGATTACTAGGGAAACCTTGCCCGTTTATCTACAACGCTTTTGGCAAAACGCCATGGTGCGCTGGTGGATCATTGGCATTATTGCTATGGTCTTGAACGTCGTCCTCTTGGATTGGTTCAAAGTTTCCCTCGGTATGACCCTAACCTGGGCTTCCGTCCTCTCCGCCGAAGTCATTACCATCATCCGTTACGGGGCGATCGACTTATGGGTCTTTCGTAATCCCACTCTTTCTTGGCAACGCTGTTGGGAATACCATGTGGCGAACTTTAGTGGCTTTTTCCTTTGGAGTTTAATCATTGTCATTTTAGGCAATAAGCTAGGCTGGGACCATAAAATAGCAGCCGTTGTGGCCACAATGATTACTGTCTTTTGGAGTATGGCCACTAACTTTCTTTGGGTTTGGCGCAAACCGAAAAAGAAAATCTAA
- the gshB gene encoding glutathione synthase: MKLAFIIDPLDKLDPGHDSTVAIMEAAQKLGHEVFVTLVGDLAVINGQAWAKLAPVQFQPVTLVDGHWQVSQPWYEVAETKWMALTECQVVFMRKDPPVTVQYLYATFILELLVPTATLVVNSPQGLREANEKMYTLQFAAVMPPTVVSLDKGLIRQFLEEQEAAVLKPLGGKAGEGILFLDPGDRNFNSLVEISTQQGKEPVMVQRFLPEAKEGDKRIILLDGDPIGAVNRIPTGAEFRGNMAVGGRVAATTITPREEEICALLKPKLQADGLYFVGIDVIGGYLTEVNVTSPTGIREIDRLEGVRLGERVIYWLEKQF, encoded by the coding sequence GTGAAACTGGCTTTTATCATCGATCCTCTGGATAAACTTGATCCAGGCCATGACTCGACCGTTGCCATAATGGAAGCGGCCCAGAAGTTGGGCCACGAAGTTTTTGTGACCTTAGTAGGAGATTTGGCCGTTATTAATGGCCAAGCTTGGGCCAAATTAGCGCCGGTGCAGTTTCAACCGGTCACCCTTGTGGATGGCCACTGGCAGGTCTCCCAACCTTGGTACGAAGTGGCGGAGACTAAATGGATGGCCTTGACCGAATGCCAAGTGGTATTTATGCGTAAGGATCCGCCGGTAACAGTACAATATCTTTACGCCACTTTTATCTTGGAATTGTTGGTCCCAACGGCAACCCTAGTGGTTAACTCCCCCCAAGGGCTACGGGAAGCCAATGAAAAGATGTATACCCTGCAATTTGCGGCGGTGATGCCCCCCACGGTGGTTAGTTTGGACAAGGGTTTAATTCGTCAATTTTTGGAAGAACAGGAAGCGGCGGTGTTGAAACCATTAGGAGGTAAAGCCGGAGAGGGGATTTTATTTCTTGATCCTGGCGATCGTAACTTCAATTCCCTGGTGGAAATTAGTACCCAACAGGGCAAAGAGCCGGTAATGGTGCAACGTTTTTTGCCGGAAGCAAAGGAAGGTGATAAGCGAATTATTCTGCTGGACGGAGACCCCATCGGGGCCGTCAATCGTATTCCCACCGGTGCCGAATTCCGCGGCAACATGGCTGTGGGAGGGCGAGTGGCCGCTACCACCATTACCCCCAGGGAAGAGGAAATTTGCGCCTTACTAAAACCAAAATTGCAAGCTGATGGTTTATATTTTGTTGGTATTGATGTTATCGGTGGGTACTTAACCGAAGTAAATGTCACCAGTCCCACGGGCATCCGAGAGATAGACCGCCTTGAGGGAGTCCGACTAGGGGAAAGGGTAATTTATTGGTTAGAAAAGCAATTTTAA
- a CDS encoding PCP reductase family protein: protein MSDPITWTAEATERLKEIPFFVRPAARKKIENFAREAGITEITETVYEQAKQKFN from the coding sequence ATGAGTGACCCTATTACTTGGACTGCTGAAGCGACAGAGCGTTTAAAGGAAATTCCTTTTTTCGTTCGTCCTGCTGCCCGCAAGAAAATAGAAAATTTTGCCAGGGAAGCGGGCATAACGGAGATAACCGAAACTGTTTACGAACAAGCTAAACAAAAGTTCAATTAG
- a CDS encoding histidine triad nucleotide-binding protein: MAEDTIFGKIIRREIPAAIVYEDDLCLAFKDVNPQAPVHVLLIPKKPLPQLSDATPEDHALLGHLLLKAKEVAADLGIGDRFRLVINNGAEVGQTVFHLHLHILGDRPFSWPPG; the protein is encoded by the coding sequence ATGGCAGAAGATACCATTTTCGGTAAAATTATCCGTCGGGAAATTCCAGCGGCGATCGTCTATGAGGATGATCTTTGCTTAGCCTTTAAGGACGTTAATCCCCAAGCGCCAGTCCATGTGCTTTTAATTCCCAAAAAGCCTTTACCCCAATTGTCGGATGCAACCCCGGAAGACCATGCCCTACTGGGCCATCTTTTGCTCAAAGCCAAAGAAGTGGCGGCGGATTTAGGCATTGGCGATCGGTTTCGTTTGGTCATCAACAACGGGGCGGAAGTGGGGCAAACGGTGTTCCATCTTCATCTCCATATCCTTGGCGATCGCCCTTTTAGTTGGCCTCCGGGTTGA